From one Haloferax marinisediminis genomic stretch:
- a CDS encoding class I SAM-dependent methyltransferase, translating into MDRNAVRHAWDAVSEAYARTRDPTGSDAALLSNLLRDLPENPVVLDVGCGDGARTLANLPAGSIGLDFSRRGLELATATVPAAQLVLADMLSVPLRDDSVDAITAYHAVFHVPSESHPAVYREFARVVKPGGTLLMTLPGGRFETVRRGWMGGKMFFSSPGRSQTLQFLRDAGFDQLETRVADDPLGTKSEFVFARRAANLSS; encoded by the coding sequence ATGGACCGAAACGCGGTTCGTCACGCCTGGGATGCCGTCTCCGAGGCGTACGCCCGAACCCGAGATCCGACAGGGTCTGATGCCGCTCTCCTCTCTAACCTCCTCAGAGACCTCCCAGAGAATCCAGTCGTCCTCGACGTCGGATGTGGCGACGGTGCGCGGACGCTCGCGAACCTCCCAGCGGGGAGCATCGGTCTCGACTTCTCTCGACGCGGACTCGAACTGGCAACGGCGACGGTTCCGGCCGCACAGTTGGTGCTGGCCGACATGCTCTCGGTGCCGCTCCGTGACGACTCAGTCGACGCCATCACGGCGTATCATGCGGTGTTTCACGTCCCGAGTGAGTCGCATCCGGCGGTCTATCGTGAGTTCGCACGCGTGGTGAAACCCGGCGGAACACTCCTGATGACGCTTCCGGGTGGGCGGTTCGAAACCGTCCGGCGTGGGTGGATGGGAGGGAAGATGTTCTTCTCGTCGCCTGGGCGGTCACAGACACTGCAGTTCCTCCGAGATGCAGGCTTCGACCAGTTAGAGACGCGCGTCGCGGACGACCCCCTCGGAACGAAGAGTGAGTTCGTGTTCGCGCGACGTGCGGCGAACCTCTCTTCCTGA
- a CDS encoding zinc ribbon domain-containing protein, with the protein MSTSSANTPGRERGPNEVFCRNCGEIIDEKAEICPSCGVRQRAPPKSSVDSAVDDILQGGNPFVAAVLSALFPGLGQIYNRELERGLVFIVATIGAAISTLLFVGFILFPAVWLFSIYDAYTRAELRAEALRAEEHAHEVPVAPAVETDGPELIETESSAVAEGDTETGAETEEETGEVDEDAELEDEETDAASEREDETAT; encoded by the coding sequence ATGTCTACGTCCTCTGCTAACACACCCGGTCGAGAGCGCGGTCCGAACGAGGTGTTCTGCCGCAACTGTGGGGAAATCATCGACGAGAAGGCCGAAATCTGCCCCTCGTGTGGTGTCCGCCAGCGTGCGCCGCCGAAGTCGTCTGTCGATTCGGCGGTAGACGACATCCTCCAGGGTGGAAACCCCTTCGTCGCGGCCGTGCTCTCGGCGCTGTTTCCGGGACTCGGTCAGATATACAACCGCGAACTCGAACGCGGCCTCGTCTTCATCGTGGCGACGATTGGCGCGGCGATATCGACGCTCCTGTTCGTGGGGTTCATCCTGTTCCCCGCGGTCTGGCTGTTCTCGATCTACGATGCGTACACGAGGGCGGAACTTCGGGCGGAAGCACTTCGGGCCGAAGAACACGCGCACGAAGTGCCCGTCGCACCTGCGGTAGAAACCGATGGTCCAGAGCTAATCGAGACCGAATCGAGTGCCGTCGCAGAAGGCGACACTGAAACGGGAGCAGAGACTGAGGAGGAAACTGGTGAGGTGGACGAGGATGCAGAATTGGAAGACGAAGAGACTGATGCAGCCTCCGAGAGGGAAGACGAGACTGCCACCTGA
- a CDS encoding MoaD/ThiS family protein, whose protein sequence is MRTIGSKSTTDDSTTSATSSKTTVEARFTGHVRTAIGTHRLEYSFEGETLREFLDAFFDEYDVRELVMATRESDSTTRGWVKAKHLPGTWRKNPEGEQTRAYARVMINGVFNENLNGLDTHLEDGDRVALVYPFMFCV, encoded by the coding sequence ATGAGAACAATAGGCAGCAAGTCGACCACGGACGACTCGACCACGAGTGCGACCTCATCCAAGACGACGGTGGAAGCACGATTCACCGGTCACGTGCGAACGGCGATTGGAACTCACCGACTCGAGTACAGCTTCGAGGGCGAGACGCTCCGAGAGTTCCTCGACGCGTTCTTCGACGAGTACGACGTTCGCGAGTTGGTGATGGCAACGCGAGAGTCGGATTCGACGACCCGCGGCTGGGTCAAAGCCAAGCACCTCCCCGGGACGTGGCGAAAGAACCCGGAAGGCGAGCAGACTCGTGCGTACGCGCGAGTAATGATAAACGGCGTGTTCAACGAGAATCTGAACGGGTTAGATACGCACCTCGAAGACGGTGACCGGGTGGCACTCGTCTACCCGTTTATGTTCTGTGTGTGA
- a CDS encoding carboxylate--amine ligase has product MTTVFVTDGQRRSALAVVRSLGRHGVTVVCGESTRITTSFASKYVDKRVVYPDPQTHPEAFVDFLDEYLSTHDVDVLLPVEHASTRLVNKHKDRLSKHTLVPVAGHEAFERLVRKDHVMQQAERLGIPAPRTVYPDTADEAYELARELTFPVVIKLRDAAGSKGIQYVDDLEAFRDAYRTACQLGDRPLVQERIPREGRGVGAGILRWDGEIKARFEYQRLREFPPSGGPSTLRESIHDDRLFEAAKTLLDDVDWQGVAMVEFKLDPRTDTPMLLEVNPRFWGSLHLPYRAGVEFPWQLVQCALGNDPEPVTDYPEGVRCRFLLPGDILNLVSRRDRAALREFFPLVEPGVYYDILDRTDPLPTAARCVAMARYTFDRNMWKHAILR; this is encoded by the coding sequence ATGACGACAGTATTCGTGACAGACGGGCAACGACGCAGTGCACTTGCTGTCGTTCGTTCCCTTGGTCGCCACGGCGTGACGGTAGTCTGTGGCGAATCGACGAGAATTACCACCTCGTTTGCTTCGAAATACGTCGACAAACGAGTCGTCTACCCCGACCCGCAGACCCATCCCGAGGCGTTCGTCGACTTTCTCGACGAGTATCTCAGTACCCACGACGTCGACGTGTTACTCCCGGTCGAACACGCTTCGACGCGGTTGGTCAACAAACACAAAGACCGACTCTCGAAACACACACTCGTCCCAGTCGCCGGACACGAGGCGTTCGAGCGTCTCGTCCGAAAAGACCACGTGATGCAACAAGCCGAGCGGCTGGGCATACCGGCCCCACGAACGGTGTACCCGGATACTGCCGATGAGGCGTACGAACTGGCCAGAGAGCTCACGTTTCCAGTCGTCATCAAACTCCGCGATGCAGCAGGGTCGAAGGGGATTCAGTACGTCGACGACCTGGAGGCATTCCGAGACGCGTATCGAACCGCGTGTCAGCTGGGCGACCGCCCACTCGTGCAAGAACGGATCCCACGAGAGGGACGCGGCGTGGGTGCTGGAATCCTCAGGTGGGATGGAGAGATAAAAGCACGATTCGAGTATCAGCGCCTTCGTGAGTTCCCGCCGAGCGGTGGCCCCTCGACACTCCGTGAGAGTATCCACGACGACCGGTTGTTCGAGGCAGCGAAAACGCTCCTCGACGATGTCGACTGGCAGGGTGTGGCCATGGTCGAATTCAAACTCGACCCTCGGACGGACACCCCGATGCTGCTGGAGGTCAACCCTCGGTTCTGGGGGTCTCTCCACCTCCCGTACCGTGCCGGCGTCGAGTTTCCATGGCAGTTAGTGCAATGTGCACTGGGAAACGACCCAGAGCCGGTGACAGACTACCCCGAAGGGGTTCGATGCCGATTCTTGCTCCCTGGAGATATCTTGAATCTCGTCAGTCGACGCGACCGGGCCGCCCTCCGCGAGTTCTTCCCACTCGTCGAACCAGGCGTCTACTACGATATCCTCGACCGCACTGACCCACTGCCGACCGCAGCGAGATGTGTGGCGATGGCCCGGTACACGTTCGACCGAAACATGTGGAAACACGCGATACTTCGCTGA
- a CDS encoding UbiA family prenyltransferase, with the protein MQPTPARAPSVNTLQGFPTQVYAAVVHSSLFLGLATIGEVYVASSLAGVGANTALVVGLLATVGVYNLDKLADLETDAVNYAERTAFVSAYPRVYAALSIIAVVGAVALAIQYGGLYGLGLTLFPGAIAAVYSFPIIPSESVKRLKDVFLVNTTVVSLAWAVPVAFVPVAVAVNGSGHLPGAAVAALWFFFRSAVSVEVHNVRDVTGDAENGVETLPTALGVRRTQYVLYTMEVLSLVLVVAAATLGYIPWWAPSALTPALVYSTWITYSLTDTNWSVERLCTLRDGEGVLMTVGVAVVVFGMPFVA; encoded by the coding sequence ATGCAACCCACACCAGCACGGGCTCCCAGTGTAAACACTCTCCAAGGCTTCCCAACACAGGTGTACGCCGCTGTCGTTCACAGCTCGTTGTTCCTCGGCCTCGCAACGATTGGAGAGGTGTACGTCGCGTCGTCGCTCGCTGGAGTCGGGGCCAACACCGCCCTCGTCGTCGGACTCCTCGCGACCGTCGGGGTCTACAACCTCGACAAACTCGCAGACCTCGAAACCGACGCCGTGAACTACGCTGAGCGAACGGCGTTCGTTTCGGCGTACCCCCGCGTGTACGCCGCCCTCTCGATTATCGCCGTCGTGGGCGCGGTGGCACTCGCAATCCAGTACGGTGGGCTCTACGGACTCGGGTTGACGCTGTTCCCCGGCGCAATCGCCGCAGTCTACAGTTTCCCCATCATTCCCAGCGAGTCTGTCAAACGCCTCAAAGACGTCTTCCTCGTCAACACAACTGTCGTCTCACTCGCGTGGGCAGTCCCAGTCGCGTTCGTCCCAGTCGCCGTCGCCGTAAATGGGTCCGGACACCTCCCTGGTGCGGCCGTCGCTGCACTCTGGTTCTTCTTTCGCTCTGCGGTCTCAGTCGAAGTTCACAACGTCCGTGACGTCACGGGAGACGCCGAAAACGGGGTCGAGACGCTGCCGACGGCACTCGGTGTCCGGCGAACACAGTACGTGCTGTACACGATGGAGGTGCTTTCGCTGGTTCTCGTCGTCGCCGCTGCGACGCTCGGGTACATCCCGTGGTGGGCACCCTCCGCACTCACGCCCGCCCTCGTCTACTCGACGTGGATTACGTACTCACTCACTGACACGAACTGGTCTGTCGAGCGCCTCTGCACGCTCCGAGATGGAGAGGGTGTCTTGATGACCGTCGGCGTCGCGGTCGTGGTGTTTGGGATGCCGTTCGTCGCCTAA
- a CDS encoding histidine kinase N-terminal 7TM domain-containing protein: protein MDIASVAAITTHPISFLSLALALTAIAGVVSLGVAVYAWRRRSTPGAVALAVLSLASGWWSLGYLVELVAEDLSTKLLVANLEWAGVLVAPVAWFIFASNYSGRDRYTSIPSIIAASLLPMVAFVAVWTNSAHHLMWSTVTIDPASRGYITILQTEWGPLYWVMLGYGYLLWLAGSAILVRTAFDMPTIYRLQAGTLVVGALMPVFGNFATTLLELEGASFDMTPASFTFAGLACAVALSRYDLLESRPVPRWMARDRVVQTMNDAMLVTDTKWRVTDLNEAAETLFDTPAAELKGQRVGSLVPEFSPFQGDCSPVTFSLDSTQRYFELLTNEFTDAQGRTIGHAVILRDVTDRRHNLQQLEVMNRVLRHNLRTEANLLEGYTDLVFDDLEDGDLDSARSHANVVRTHATSLVNISEKARKLGELRDSNNAGGSIRSTPVTVQIRSAADTITADYPAATVRFESPPSGDVVCSSTLEFVVTELLENAVEHTLSDEPVVTVSATVEDETLELHVVDDGPGIDPSELAAIEANEETPLQHGSGLGLWLVTWGADQLHGEVSFDQRDEGGTDAVLRIPIHRRRLDDR, encoded by the coding sequence CTGGATATCGCGTCAGTCGCCGCTATCACGACCCACCCCATCTCGTTCCTCTCGCTCGCCCTCGCGTTGACGGCGATTGCCGGTGTGGTGAGTCTCGGTGTTGCGGTGTACGCGTGGCGACGCCGCTCGACACCCGGTGCAGTTGCGTTGGCCGTACTCTCGCTCGCCAGCGGGTGGTGGTCTCTCGGCTACCTCGTCGAACTCGTCGCCGAGGACCTCTCGACCAAACTCCTGGTAGCGAACCTCGAGTGGGCCGGCGTTCTCGTCGCACCCGTGGCGTGGTTTATCTTCGCGTCCAACTACTCAGGTCGAGACCGGTACACGTCTATTCCGTCGATTATCGCCGCGTCACTCCTCCCGATGGTCGCGTTCGTCGCCGTGTGGACCAACTCCGCACACCACCTCATGTGGTCTACTGTCACCATCGACCCCGCGAGTCGCGGGTACATTACGATTCTCCAGACCGAGTGGGGGCCGCTGTACTGGGTGATGCTCGGCTACGGTTACTTACTGTGGCTCGCTGGGTCGGCGATTCTCGTCCGGACGGCGTTCGACATGCCGACCATCTACCGATTACAAGCCGGGACACTCGTCGTCGGCGCGCTGATGCCCGTCTTCGGAAACTTCGCGACGACACTCCTCGAACTCGAAGGGGCGTCGTTCGACATGACTCCTGCGTCGTTCACGTTTGCGGGCCTCGCCTGTGCCGTCGCCCTCAGTCGGTACGACCTCCTCGAATCACGACCAGTCCCCCGGTGGATGGCCCGTGACCGCGTGGTCCAGACGATGAACGACGCCATGCTGGTGACGGACACGAAGTGGCGTGTGACCGACCTGAACGAAGCGGCAGAGACCCTGTTCGACACGCCCGCCGCGGAACTCAAAGGGCAACGTGTTGGGTCGCTCGTGCCCGAGTTCTCTCCCTTTCAGGGAGACTGCAGTCCAGTCACGTTCTCACTCGACAGTACCCAGCGGTACTTCGAACTCCTGACCAACGAGTTCACCGACGCACAGGGCCGGACGATTGGCCACGCGGTCATCCTTCGGGACGTCACCGACAGGCGTCACAACCTCCAGCAACTCGAAGTGATGAACCGCGTTTTGCGGCACAATCTCCGGACCGAGGCGAACCTCTTGGAAGGCTATACAGACCTCGTCTTCGACGACCTCGAAGACGGAGATCTCGACTCTGCACGCTCGCACGCCAACGTCGTCCGCACACACGCGACGTCGCTCGTCAACATCAGCGAGAAGGCTCGAAAACTGGGCGAACTCCGCGACTCCAATAACGCGGGTGGCAGCATTCGAAGTACGCCCGTCACTGTCCAGATACGGAGTGCTGCCGACACCATCACAGCAGACTACCCCGCGGCGACCGTTCGGTTCGAGTCGCCGCCCAGCGGCGACGTCGTATGCTCGTCGACGCTCGAATTCGTCGTCACCGAACTCCTCGAAAACGCGGTCGAGCACACACTCTCGGACGAACCAGTCGTCACCGTCTCAGCAACCGTCGAAGACGAAACGCTCGAACTGCACGTCGTCGACGACGGCCCCGGTATCGACCCGAGTGAACTCGCGGCGATCGAAGCCAACGAAGAGACCCCACTCCAACACGGGAGTGGCCTCGGTCTCTGGCTCGTCACGTGGGGTGCCGACCAACTCCACGGCGAGGTTTCCTTCGACCAGCGAGACGAAGGCGGAACCGACGCCGTGCTTCGAATTCCGATTCATCGACGACGGTTAGACGACAGGTAG
- a CDS encoding halocarboxylic acid dehydrogenase DehI family protein: MTIDVSKQVYESEATGWQRGLYDDLKTTFRAPVVNWFFRALMANQPEFLRYAWGQLKPAFETRSFARYEVEYRDTILAVLEDDRALPHYTPSAVGISPAEFREVRGQLVTLDTVVPRLAFVFEVLDRALSEDPVGESPAEDWEATAPFPELNRETGRSVTMIPYEDVPDSLAATVGSIQDVHGFDSGLPTIYRSLAQWPSLLDTMWADLESVLESTAFEAACVASWSNAAEQVSSLPYTPRLAPDDLRDVGLADDDISALQDLAEQFRHGPVETVLPAVTLYAATLGATGPRRLG; the protein is encoded by the coding sequence ATGACCATCGACGTGAGCAAACAGGTGTACGAATCGGAGGCGACAGGGTGGCAACGAGGACTCTACGACGACCTCAAGACCACGTTTCGGGCACCGGTCGTCAACTGGTTCTTCCGGGCGCTCATGGCGAACCAACCCGAGTTCCTCCGATACGCGTGGGGGCAACTCAAACCGGCGTTCGAGACGCGGTCGTTCGCCCGTTACGAGGTCGAATACCGTGACACGATTCTCGCTGTTCTCGAAGACGACCGAGCGCTCCCGCACTACACTCCGAGTGCCGTCGGCATCTCGCCGGCAGAGTTCCGAGAAGTGCGCGGACAACTCGTCACGCTTGACACTGTCGTCCCCCGACTCGCGTTCGTCTTCGAGGTGCTCGACCGAGCACTCTCCGAAGACCCGGTCGGCGAGTCACCCGCCGAGGACTGGGAGGCGACCGCGCCATTCCCCGAGCTGAACCGCGAGACCGGTCGGTCGGTCACCATGATTCCGTACGAGGACGTCCCCGACTCACTCGCAGCGACGGTGGGGTCCATTCAGGACGTCCACGGGTTCGACTCCGGACTCCCGACCATCTATCGGAGTCTCGCACAGTGGCCGTCACTCCTCGACACGATGTGGGCCGACCTCGAATCGGTCCTCGAATCGACGGCGTTCGAAGCGGCCTGTGTCGCCTCGTGGTCGAACGCCGCAGAACAGGTGTCGTCGCTCCCGTACACGCCGCGTCTCGCGCCGGACGACCTCCGCGACGTTGGGTTGGCAGACGACGACATCTCGGCGCTGCAGGACCTCGCCGAGCAGTTCCGACACGGTCCTGTCGAGACGGTTCTCCCTGCGGTCACGCTCTACGCCGCCACGCTCGGGGCGACCGGGCCGCGACGACTTGGGTGA
- a CDS encoding VOC family protein, with the protein MVDVPDLGIEIPEITQIAFVVEDIEDGMDRFGAILGLGPWDVYEFASPTLHDTTYKGEEHDYSMTLALTYAGDTMIELIEPQEGESIYTEHLDKHGEGLHHVACFAFEDTEAVVETFEENGMPVLQSGVYDEVPYWYFDTADQMNGVIFETATNLEAIPEPDRQYP; encoded by the coding sequence ATGGTCGACGTACCTGACCTCGGAATCGAGATTCCGGAGATTACACAGATAGCGTTCGTGGTCGAAGACATCGAAGACGGGATGGACCGTTTTGGAGCTATCCTCGGACTTGGCCCGTGGGACGTCTACGAGTTCGCTTCACCGACGCTCCACGACACGACCTACAAAGGAGAAGAACACGACTATTCGATGACGCTGGCGCTCACCTACGCGGGCGACACGATGATAGAACTCATCGAACCGCAGGAGGGAGAGAGCATCTACACCGAGCATCTGGACAAACACGGCGAGGGCCTCCACCACGTCGCGTGCTTCGCGTTCGAGGACACCGAAGCGGTGGTCGAGACGTTCGAGGAGAACGGCATGCCCGTCCTCCAGAGCGGTGTCTACGACGAGGTTCCGTACTGGTACTTTGATACGGCTGACCAGATGAACGGTGTCATCTTCGAGACGGCGACGAACCTCGAAGCGATTCCTGAGCCTGACAGACAGTATCCCTGA
- a CDS encoding universal stress protein — protein sequence MIQSILFPTDWSAGADRVFDHVCQLASRHDATLHIVHVSPEEPRRRPKTNDVDELLEDAVERADKAGVDAVSAVVNGEPYLEILDYATTHDIGLIAMPTHGRRGLRRLLLGSTTDRVLRLSDVPVLTVRPDSVDELAAPYRTVLVPTDGSECADAALILGVDLARTDDADLHVLSVVDTSLLGADITADIEINLIDSNAHDVVHDAVELARDAGVDSVTGTVESETSVHRAITAFIDDHDVDVVVVGTHGRTGIDRYLLGNVAEKLFRTSPVPVLTVRAPLDE from the coding sequence ATGATTCAGTCGATTCTGTTTCCCACGGACTGGAGCGCCGGCGCAGACCGCGTGTTCGACCACGTCTGTCAGCTGGCGAGTAGACACGACGCAACCCTCCATATCGTCCACGTCTCCCCCGAAGAGCCACGCCGTCGTCCGAAAACAAACGACGTCGACGAACTCCTTGAAGACGCGGTAGAGCGCGCAGACAAGGCGGGAGTCGACGCGGTGTCTGCAGTCGTCAACGGCGAACCGTACCTCGAAATTCTCGACTACGCTACCACACACGATATCGGCCTCATCGCCATGCCGACGCACGGCCGGCGAGGGCTCCGGCGGTTGCTCCTCGGGAGTACGACAGACCGTGTTCTCCGCCTCTCGGACGTTCCCGTGCTCACGGTTCGGCCGGACAGCGTCGACGAACTGGCTGCTCCCTACCGAACCGTCCTCGTTCCAACAGACGGGAGCGAGTGTGCGGATGCTGCGCTTATCCTAGGCGTCGACCTCGCGAGAACCGACGACGCCGACCTCCACGTGCTGTCGGTCGTCGACACCAGTTTGCTCGGCGCTGACATCACTGCGGATATCGAAATCAATCTCATCGATTCGAACGCACACGACGTGGTCCACGACGCGGTCGAACTCGCTCGCGATGCAGGTGTCGACTCTGTGACGGGGACTGTCGAATCCGAGACCTCGGTTCACCGAGCTATCACCGCGTTCATCGACGACCACGACGTCGACGTCGTCGTCGTCGGAACCCACGGGAGAACAGGAATCGACCGGTATCTGCTCGGTAACGTCGCAGAGAAACTCTTCCGAACGTCACCAGTGCCTGTCTTGACGGTTCGAGCGCCACTGGACGAGTGA
- a CDS encoding VirB4 family type IV secretion system protein — protein MHNLSALQVGEGFTPVPLTEVVFAIALGFLAGVIVVSVWARRSSSPESFDPTAVLDPSTLEAASNEMSILEAADSLHADTVAPAAIEWDTRAARVGEQWTTTLYLASYPDYPKDGYLNELFNLTDIEFDCTIRLHPKNQTRARDELQTLADNLQVDAKLEQTVRGSYLQTRADEATATYTAVEEGQHVFSQAMFLTVRAETRDELREAVRTVKRRLRDHPANLTPKTAICAQDRGLQAASPLGPNPFDEDVVALGGAVGALLASPHNPTILEPDGVEVGIHRHNDSPVVVDAFARENGYAMFTVGDPGSGKSFGAKQNFIRSISNSNDRIGIILEPLNNWTGVAEALNGHRITVGGSMGLNPLEIKPMPARVQQTLGDDASPFNEKIDSVLSFLTNFFSLRGIHLGDRRTTLELAISEAYRRNGITDDIATHSNESPTMRDVLDVLTALSETPEEFVVRTSVETEKLEADAAWLIDQLRPFAEGGRYENLGRQTDFEIRDENVIYLDLGQQEGTVGGSTSLLMQLLISVVYERAKETDKEVVFVIDEARYIMQDTESLSFLETVFRHHRHHDLSVRLVTQTVDEFFQHPESEAILDQCAIKQFHRLDGMDEQWANEFGLNHAQMRFVQDAVPGSDRLGYSQALVGLDGDWRGIEVRAMPYEKEVIDFDPSDSNRTQNSLMTN, from the coding sequence ATGCATAATCTCTCCGCGTTACAGGTGGGTGAAGGGTTCACGCCAGTGCCACTCACCGAGGTGGTGTTCGCGATTGCACTTGGGTTCCTCGCTGGTGTCATCGTTGTTAGTGTCTGGGCACGAAGAAGCAGCTCTCCCGAGTCATTCGACCCAACCGCAGTACTCGATCCATCCACGCTGGAAGCCGCATCCAACGAGATGTCCATCCTCGAAGCGGCCGACTCACTCCACGCTGATACTGTCGCACCGGCCGCGATTGAGTGGGACACTCGCGCCGCTCGTGTTGGTGAGCAATGGACGACGACGCTCTACCTCGCGTCATATCCAGACTATCCCAAAGACGGCTATCTGAACGAGCTGTTCAACCTCACCGATATCGAGTTCGACTGCACGATCCGACTTCATCCCAAGAACCAGACGCGTGCTCGTGATGAGCTCCAAACGCTCGCAGACAACTTGCAGGTTGATGCGAAGCTCGAGCAGACCGTTCGTGGGTCGTATCTCCAAACGCGCGCTGATGAAGCAACTGCGACGTACACTGCAGTCGAGGAAGGTCAGCATGTCTTCTCTCAAGCGATGTTTCTGACGGTTCGTGCGGAGACACGCGACGAGCTCCGTGAAGCTGTTCGAACGGTCAAACGACGACTCCGAGACCATCCTGCGAATCTCACACCGAAGACGGCAATTTGCGCGCAGGACCGCGGCCTCCAAGCAGCATCACCCCTCGGACCAAACCCGTTCGACGAGGACGTAGTTGCCCTCGGTGGCGCTGTGGGTGCATTGTTGGCGTCGCCACACAACCCAACGATTCTCGAACCAGATGGTGTTGAAGTCGGGATTCATCGACACAACGATAGCCCAGTGGTGGTCGACGCATTCGCTCGTGAGAACGGCTACGCGATGTTCACCGTCGGTGACCCTGGCTCTGGGAAGTCTTTCGGTGCGAAGCAGAACTTCATCCGATCGATTTCGAATTCGAACGACCGGATTGGGATCATTCTTGAACCACTCAATAACTGGACTGGCGTTGCCGAGGCACTCAACGGCCACCGGATTACTGTTGGTGGGAGTATGGGGCTGAACCCACTCGAAATCAAACCGATGCCAGCGCGCGTCCAACAGACACTCGGCGATGACGCGAGTCCGTTCAATGAGAAGATAGACAGCGTTCTGAGCTTCCTCACCAATTTCTTCTCACTTCGGGGAATCCACCTTGGCGACCGTCGAACCACACTCGAACTCGCGATTAGCGAGGCCTATCGTCGGAACGGAATTACTGATGACATCGCCACCCACAGCAACGAGAGTCCGACGATGCGGGATGTCCTCGACGTACTGACTGCACTGTCTGAAACGCCTGAGGAATTCGTCGTCCGGACATCTGTCGAAACCGAGAAGCTCGAAGCCGATGCTGCCTGGCTCATCGACCAGCTTCGCCCCTTCGCTGAAGGAGGCCGATACGAGAATCTCGGTCGGCAGACCGACTTCGAGATCCGCGACGAGAACGTCATCTATCTCGACCTCGGCCAGCAGGAAGGAACCGTCGGTGGGAGTACGAGTCTGCTTATGCAGTTGCTCATCTCTGTTGTCTACGAACGAGCGAAAGAGACCGACAAAGAGGTTGTCTTCGTCATCGACGAGGCTCGCTACATCATGCAAGACACAGAGAGCCTGTCGTTCCTCGAGACGGTGTTCCGCCATCATCGGCATCACGACCTCTCGGTTCGACTCGTTACCCAGACCGTCGACGAGTTCTTCCAGCACCCTGAATCAGAAGCGATTCTTGACCAGTGTGCTATCAAGCAGTTCCACCGTCTCGACGGCATGGACGAACAGTGGGCGAATGAGTTCGGACTGAACCACGCCCAGATGCGGTTCGTTCAAGATGCCGTTCCTGGGTCCGACCGACTCGGCTACTCACAGGCACTCGTCGGCCTCGATGGCGACTGGCGCGGTATCGAAGTGCGAGCGATGCCGTACGAGAAGGAGGTCATCGACTTCGACCCGAGTGATAGCAATCGTACACAGAACTCACTCATGACTAACTGA